From a single Miscanthus floridulus cultivar M001 chromosome 8, ASM1932011v1, whole genome shotgun sequence genomic region:
- the LOC136472236 gene encoding factor of DNA methylation 1-like isoform X1 encodes MACQVPTTDRVGEPGEDSGVGRSGSGRGWPRSTRPTSPVRHGRGRGRGRGEHERPLRSCPFSAWLATKRSRRGTKTLPPSSVSDGAEGRHENPLLRHTVRPSRLRAPACFFSTTTATARAAGPGLEGGTEEEEESDPSIYLCSPVEAYTAISHTGTAPFVHLPRGGRDRPMAHDQQWSAMDCSSDESSELSETDIDDYAEKSYVDLKSGKFVARLGSDRFRCPFCPGKKKQDYRYNELLQHAVGVGASNRAAKVKANHQALAKLLKEDHADAAATLPPWQAIALSNPPKPVQDLEVFVWPWMGILTNVPAEQTQGGGGILMKQLADFKPVQVTAVYGDNGYTGYVIVLFTKDWIGFKNALAFHNYFKSQRLGKLEWKETKQHVKYVFGWLAKEEDYKSGDPVGRFLSANGDLKTVSELEQEMSSKTDNLIANLTQQITAKSKYLQELECRCNQMNLSLQKVMEESDLLHKRYNEEMRNMQSAAREHTQRVFQETEKLRKQLAEKESSIERRSKELNEQVAQTDMERRKLEEERKKNADQNDSLNMARIEQQKADQRVLQLLEKHEKEKEDALNKILQLERQVDEKQKLELDIEQLKGKLEVVKHMEGEGVDVKKHSEKLTAELNERIEEMEDLEALNQTLVVKERMTNDEIQDAKKELITGLADLLGPRSNIGIKRMGELDEKPFVLSCKQRYGEDAEMKAAEFVSLWQEHLKDPNWHPFKIVTTGSTTEQIINDKDEKLVGLKKQLGEEVYKAVTTALLEINEYNASGSYVVSELWNNKENRKASITEAIQHVLKRWKAQKCRR; translated from the exons ATGGCATGCCAGGTGCCAACGACCGACCGCGTGGGGGAGCCAGGAGAGGATTCAGGAGTCGGACGGAGTGGAAGTGGAAGAGGCTGGCCGCGCTCTACTAGGCCCACATCGCCAGTGAGAcacgggcgagggcgagggcgagggcgaggcgaGCACGAGCGGCCTCTCCGTTCCTGCCCTTTCTCTGCCTGGCTGGCTACAAAGCGGAGCAGAAGAGGCACGAaaaccctccctccctcctctgtTTCTGACGGAGCAGAGGGCCGGCACGAAAACCCTCTCCTCCGTCACACCGTCCGTCCGTCACGTCTCCGCGCCCCTGCCTGCttcttctccaccaccaccgcaaCCGCGAGAGCCGCCGGGCCGGGCCTAGAGGGAGgaaccgaggaggaggaggagagcgaTCCATCCATCTACCTCTGCTCGCCG GTGGAGGCTTACACTGCAATTTCACACACAGGCACCGCACCGTTCGTTCATCTCCCTCGCGGAGGTCGAGATCGACCGATGGCACACGATCAGCAGTG GTCTGCAATGGACTGCAGCTCTGATGAGTCATCAGAGCTAAGTGAGACTGATATTGATGACTATGCTGAGAAGTCATACGTGGACCTCAAGTCTGGCAAGTTTGTGGCAAGGCTGGGTAGTGACAGGTTCAGGTGCCCATTCTGTCCAGGGAAGAAGAAGCAGGACTACCGTTACAACGAGCTGCTTCAGCACGCTGTTGGGGTGGGCGCATCCAACCGTGCTGCAAAGGTGAAGGCAAACCACCAGGCCCTGGCGAAACTTCTCAAAGAGGACCATGCTGATGCGGCAGCCACATTGCCACCATGGCAGGCTATTGCGCTTAGTAACCCTCCAAAGCCAGTGCAAGATCTGGAAGTGTTTGTTTGGCCCTGGATGGGCATCCTCACAAATGTTCCGGCCGAACAAACCCAGGGGGGTGGAGGCATACTGATGAAGCAGCTAGCTGATTTCAAACCCGTGCAAGTTACTGCTGTGTATGGTGACAATGGGTATACTGGTTATGTCATTGTTCTTTTCACCAAGGATTGGATTGGGTTCAAGAATGCCTTAGCATTCCATAACTATTTCAAGTCACAGCGCTTGGGTAAACTGGAATGGAAGGAAACAAAGCAACATGTAAAATATGTGTTTGGATGGCTGGCAAAAGAAGAGGATTACAAATCAGGTGACCCAGTTGGTAGGTTCTTGTCAGCAAATGGTGACCTCAAGACAGTGTCTGAATTGGAACAAGAGATGTCCAGCAAGACTGACAATCTCATAGCTAATTTGACTCAACAGATCACCGCTAAAAGCAAGTATCTGCAGGAACTAGAGTGCAGGTGTAATCAAATGAATCTCTCCCTTCAGAAAGTTATGGAAGAAAGTGATTTGCTGCACAAACGTTATAATGAAG AAATGAGGAATATGCAGTCTGCTGCCCGTGAGCATACACAGAGAGTTTTTCAGGAGACTGAAAAACTGAGAAAACAGTTGGCTGAGAAAGAGAGTAGCATCGAAAGGAGGTCCAAGGAACTAAATGAACAAGTTGCTCAAACTGACATGGAAAGAAGAAAACTGGAGGAAGAGAGGAAAAAG AATGCTGACCAAAACGATTCCCTCAACATGGCTAGAATTGAGCAACAGAAAGCTGATCAACGGGTGCTACAGCTTCTTGAGAAACATGAG aaagagaaggaggatgctCTGAACAAAATCCTGCAGTTAGAAAGGCAGGTGGATGAAAAACAAAAGCTGGAGCTAGATATTGAACAACTTAAAGGCAAACTGGAGGTGGTGAAACACATGGAAGGAGAGGGTGTTGATGTGAAGAAACATTCTGAGAAGCTGACAGCAGAACTGAATGAAAGAATTGAAGAGATGGAAGATCTTGAAGCTCTCAACCAAACTCTTGTTGTTAAAGAAAGGATGACCAATGATGAGATTCAAGATGCAAAGAAAGAGTTGATCACG GGTTTGGCAGATTTATTAGGTCCTCGTAGCAACATTGGAATCAAGAGAATGGGTGAACTGGATGAGAAGCCCTTTGTTCTATCTTGCAAGCAAAGGTATGGAGAAGATGCTGAAATGAAAGCTGCTGAATTTGTCTCCTTGTGGCAAGAGCATCTGAAGGACCCTAATTGGCATCCTTTCAAGATAGTGACCACAGGCTCAACTACAGAG CAAATCATCAATGACAAGGATGAGAAGCTGGTGGGCTTGAAGAAACAGCTTGGCGAGGAGGTGTACAAGGCTGTGACTACTGCATTGCTGGAGATCAATGAGTACAACGCTAGCGGCAGCTACGTGGTATCTGAACTCTGGAACAACAAAGAGAACCGAAAGGCCAGCATAACAGAAGCCATACAGCACGTTCTGAAGCGATGGAAGGCACAGAAGTGCCGAAGATAA
- the LOC136472236 gene encoding factor of DNA methylation 1-like isoform X2: protein MDCSSDESSELSETDIDDYAEKSYVDLKSGKFVARLGSDRFRCPFCPGKKKQDYRYNELLQHAVGVGASNRAAKVKANHQALAKLLKEDHADAAATLPPWQAIALSNPPKPVQDLEVFVWPWMGILTNVPAEQTQGGGGILMKQLADFKPVQVTAVYGDNGYTGYVIVLFTKDWIGFKNALAFHNYFKSQRLGKLEWKETKQHVKYVFGWLAKEEDYKSGDPVGRFLSANGDLKTVSELEQEMSSKTDNLIANLTQQITAKSKYLQELECRCNQMNLSLQKVMEESDLLHKRYNEEMRNMQSAAREHTQRVFQETEKLRKQLAEKESSIERRSKELNEQVAQTDMERRKLEEERKKNADQNDSLNMARIEQQKADQRVLQLLEKHEKEKEDALNKILQLERQVDEKQKLELDIEQLKGKLEVVKHMEGEGVDVKKHSEKLTAELNERIEEMEDLEALNQTLVVKERMTNDEIQDAKKELITGLADLLGPRSNIGIKRMGELDEKPFVLSCKQRYGEDAEMKAAEFVSLWQEHLKDPNWHPFKIVTTGSTTEQIINDKDEKLVGLKKQLGEEVYKAVTTALLEINEYNASGSYVVSELWNNKENRKASITEAIQHVLKRWKAQKCRR from the exons ATGGACTGCAGCTCTGATGAGTCATCAGAGCTAAGTGAGACTGATATTGATGACTATGCTGAGAAGTCATACGTGGACCTCAAGTCTGGCAAGTTTGTGGCAAGGCTGGGTAGTGACAGGTTCAGGTGCCCATTCTGTCCAGGGAAGAAGAAGCAGGACTACCGTTACAACGAGCTGCTTCAGCACGCTGTTGGGGTGGGCGCATCCAACCGTGCTGCAAAGGTGAAGGCAAACCACCAGGCCCTGGCGAAACTTCTCAAAGAGGACCATGCTGATGCGGCAGCCACATTGCCACCATGGCAGGCTATTGCGCTTAGTAACCCTCCAAAGCCAGTGCAAGATCTGGAAGTGTTTGTTTGGCCCTGGATGGGCATCCTCACAAATGTTCCGGCCGAACAAACCCAGGGGGGTGGAGGCATACTGATGAAGCAGCTAGCTGATTTCAAACCCGTGCAAGTTACTGCTGTGTATGGTGACAATGGGTATACTGGTTATGTCATTGTTCTTTTCACCAAGGATTGGATTGGGTTCAAGAATGCCTTAGCATTCCATAACTATTTCAAGTCACAGCGCTTGGGTAAACTGGAATGGAAGGAAACAAAGCAACATGTAAAATATGTGTTTGGATGGCTGGCAAAAGAAGAGGATTACAAATCAGGTGACCCAGTTGGTAGGTTCTTGTCAGCAAATGGTGACCTCAAGACAGTGTCTGAATTGGAACAAGAGATGTCCAGCAAGACTGACAATCTCATAGCTAATTTGACTCAACAGATCACCGCTAAAAGCAAGTATCTGCAGGAACTAGAGTGCAGGTGTAATCAAATGAATCTCTCCCTTCAGAAAGTTATGGAAGAAAGTGATTTGCTGCACAAACGTTATAATGAAG AAATGAGGAATATGCAGTCTGCTGCCCGTGAGCATACACAGAGAGTTTTTCAGGAGACTGAAAAACTGAGAAAACAGTTGGCTGAGAAAGAGAGTAGCATCGAAAGGAGGTCCAAGGAACTAAATGAACAAGTTGCTCAAACTGACATGGAAAGAAGAAAACTGGAGGAAGAGAGGAAAAAG AATGCTGACCAAAACGATTCCCTCAACATGGCTAGAATTGAGCAACAGAAAGCTGATCAACGGGTGCTACAGCTTCTTGAGAAACATGAG aaagagaaggaggatgctCTGAACAAAATCCTGCAGTTAGAAAGGCAGGTGGATGAAAAACAAAAGCTGGAGCTAGATATTGAACAACTTAAAGGCAAACTGGAGGTGGTGAAACACATGGAAGGAGAGGGTGTTGATGTGAAGAAACATTCTGAGAAGCTGACAGCAGAACTGAATGAAAGAATTGAAGAGATGGAAGATCTTGAAGCTCTCAACCAAACTCTTGTTGTTAAAGAAAGGATGACCAATGATGAGATTCAAGATGCAAAGAAAGAGTTGATCACG GGTTTGGCAGATTTATTAGGTCCTCGTAGCAACATTGGAATCAAGAGAATGGGTGAACTGGATGAGAAGCCCTTTGTTCTATCTTGCAAGCAAAGGTATGGAGAAGATGCTGAAATGAAAGCTGCTGAATTTGTCTCCTTGTGGCAAGAGCATCTGAAGGACCCTAATTGGCATCCTTTCAAGATAGTGACCACAGGCTCAACTACAGAG CAAATCATCAATGACAAGGATGAGAAGCTGGTGGGCTTGAAGAAACAGCTTGGCGAGGAGGTGTACAAGGCTGTGACTACTGCATTGCTGGAGATCAATGAGTACAACGCTAGCGGCAGCTACGTGGTATCTGAACTCTGGAACAACAAAGAGAACCGAAAGGCCAGCATAACAGAAGCCATACAGCACGTTCTGAAGCGATGGAAGGCACAGAAGTGCCGAAGATAA